One segment of Macrotis lagotis isolate mMagLag1 chromosome 1, bilby.v1.9.chrom.fasta, whole genome shotgun sequence DNA contains the following:
- the LOC141509293 gene encoding olfactory receptor 2D3-like, producing the protein MESSNLTSVTEFILLGLSSKPELQIYLFLFFLLVYLLILLGNLLIVLLIFLNTCLHTPMYFFLANLSIMETSYTSCVIPQMLGHFLSERKSISFSRCVTQFFTFLFFGISECYILSVMAYDRYIAIRDPLRHSVIMNWGFCGGLAAGCWVGGFIASTVDTVATFQLSFCRENVINHFLCEMPALLHLSCTDTSHVEKVMNVLCIFTLLCPVTFITFSYAHIINVVLHIRSAEGRRKAFSTCSSHLMVVMVLYGTVISLYIRPRSLSSPKYDKIIAMFYIAFTPIFNPLIYSLRNKEVKMALRKLLGKTRDI; encoded by the coding sequence ATGGAGAGCAGCAACCTCACCTCAGTAACTGAGTTCATCCTCCTTGGTCTCTCCAGCAAACCTGAGCTCCAGATATATCTCTTCCTATTCTTCCTCCTTGTCTACCTGCTGATCTTGCTGGGGAACCTgctcattgttttgttgatatttttgaaTACATGCCTCCACACCCCCATGTACTTCTTTCTTGCCAATCTGTCCATTATGGAAACCTCTTACACATCCTGTGTGATTCCTCAGATGCTGGGGCATTTCTTGTCAGAAAGGAAGTCTATCTCTTTCTCTCGTTGTGTCACACAGTTTTTTACATTCCTGTTTTTTGGCATTTCAGAGTGCTATATTCTTTCAGTGATGGCCTATGATCGCTATATAGCCATCAGGGATCCCTTACGGCACTCAGTCATAATGAACTGGGGGTTCTGTGGAGGATTAGCTGCTGGGTGCTGGGTGGGTGGCTTTATAGCATCCACAGTGGACACAGTAGCCACTTTCCAACTTTCATTCTGCCGGGAAAATGTTATCAATCATTTCTTATGTGAAATGCCTGCTCTGCTGCATCTTTCCTGTACAGATACATCCCATGTAGAGAAGGTCATGAATGTCCTCTGTATCTTTACCCTATTATGTCCTGTCACATTCATCACCTTCTCATATGCTCACATTATTAATGTTGTTCTACATATTCGATCTGCTGAGGGACGCAGAAAGGCTTTTTCCACTTGCTCTTCACACCTCATGGTTGTTATGGTATTATATGGTACTGTAATCTCTCTCTATATTAGACCCCGTTCACTCTCTTCCCCAAAGTATGATAAAATAATTGCTATGTTTTATATTGCCTTCACACCTATCTTTAATCCTCTTATCTACAGTCTGAGGAATAAGGAGGTAAAAATGGCCCTAAGAAAACTCCTGGGGAAAACCAGAGACAtatga